The Spirosoma radiotolerans genome has a window encoding:
- a CDS encoding glycosyltransferase, giving the protein MVSVTGQVNSLPMGLYLNRIKPWVSVICTSFNQQAYVEQALQSVIEQDYPNVELIVIDNGSTDGSADRIAAFMQHHPSIQFIRNPVNVGLNRAFNQGLALAGGRYVIDLSADDVLLPSRIRKQVNFFEELAGPYAVVFSNATYIDPTGRDLGTHYAVDANGNALSAIPSGNVFRPILESYFICTPTMMMRRDVLNELGGYDETLAYEDFDFWVRSARLYQYAYLDEVLTLKRQCPGSLSAQVVLPDNTLLQSTLAVCYKAYDRCTTPDEYGALAKRIRTFIRKAFYAEQFDLALKFGDLLRHIERPGFNSTLILGLSRFHLPVNKIYQQYLKFYPVGQSAKLV; this is encoded by the coding sequence ATGGTTTCCGTTACCGGACAAGTCAACTCATTGCCGATGGGCCTTTATCTCAATCGGATCAAGCCCTGGGTGAGTGTCATTTGTACCAGCTTTAATCAACAGGCTTACGTCGAGCAGGCATTGCAATCCGTTATTGAGCAGGATTATCCGAATGTTGAATTGATTGTAATCGACAACGGCAGTACGGATGGCTCGGCCGACCGCATTGCAGCCTTCATGCAGCACCATCCCTCCATTCAGTTTATTCGGAACCCAGTGAATGTAGGGTTGAACCGGGCCTTTAATCAGGGGTTAGCGCTGGCCGGAGGACGTTATGTCATTGACCTCTCGGCCGACGATGTGCTGCTTCCCAGCCGCATCCGAAAACAAGTGAATTTTTTTGAAGAACTGGCCGGTCCATATGCCGTTGTGTTCTCCAATGCCACTTATATTGATCCGACGGGCCGGGATTTAGGCACTCATTATGCTGTTGATGCCAATGGAAACGCGCTGTCGGCGATTCCATCCGGTAATGTTTTTCGCCCGATTCTGGAATCCTACTTCATTTGTACACCCACCATGATGATGCGTCGGGATGTACTGAATGAACTTGGCGGCTACGACGAAACATTGGCGTACGAAGATTTTGACTTTTGGGTACGTTCGGCACGCCTTTATCAGTATGCTTATCTGGACGAAGTCTTAACCCTCAAGCGCCAATGCCCTGGCTCTTTGTCAGCTCAGGTGGTTCTTCCCGATAATACGCTGCTTCAATCGACATTGGCCGTTTGCTATAAGGCCTACGACCGATGTACCACCCCCGATGAATACGGCGCACTGGCCAAGCGCATTCGCACGTTCATTCGGAAGGCATTTTATGCAGAACAATTTGACCTGGCGCTGAAATTCGGGGACCTTCTCCGCCACATCGAGCGGCCGGGTTTCAACAGTACCCTGATTCTGGGGCTGAGTCGATTTCATTTGCCGGTTAATAAAATTTATCAACAGTATCTGAAGTTCTATCCGGTAGGTCAATCGGCGAAACTGGTTTAG
- a CDS encoding YihY/virulence factor BrkB family protein, whose product MFDKLMSVKALRNTRAWLHTHHPFNSRITWYTFLKKMVAQIADNNTSERAASVSYSLILAVFPTVIFFFTLIPFITFIPDLEDQIMGFFQQVLPGDTFSTVDTTIRDIINRPRSGVLSFGFLLALYSATSGLVALMQAFNSSYHSAERRGFFKLRLVAIGLTFTLAFALILAVVVLIIGGIISDFLLHFGLLNNVIFINLLAIARYLVVFAVFVGVVSVIYRYGPDVRMKWAFITPGAVTASLLIVLTTLGFSYYVSNFGSYNKVYGSIGTLIALMIWINLISLLLILGFEMNVALYNLEGDRNPSVAAKTTNATPEI is encoded by the coding sequence ATGTTTGACAAACTAATGAGTGTTAAGGCGTTGCGAAATACCCGTGCCTGGCTGCACACCCATCATCCGTTCAATTCCAGAATTACCTGGTATACGTTTTTAAAAAAGATGGTTGCCCAGATTGCGGACAACAACACCAGCGAGCGGGCGGCCTCTGTATCTTACAGTCTTATTCTGGCGGTTTTCCCGACAGTTATTTTTTTCTTTACCCTCATTCCGTTCATTACCTTTATTCCCGATCTGGAAGACCAGATCATGGGGTTCTTCCAGCAAGTATTACCCGGCGACACCTTTAGCACGGTAGATACCACCATTCGGGACATCATCAACCGCCCACGCAGCGGGGTGCTGTCGTTTGGTTTCTTACTGGCCTTGTATTCGGCAACGAGTGGCCTGGTCGCCCTCATGCAGGCGTTCAACTCATCCTACCATTCTGCCGAACGGCGGGGCTTTTTCAAGCTTCGGCTTGTGGCCATCGGACTTACCTTTACGTTGGCTTTTGCGCTTATTCTGGCGGTTGTGGTCTTGATTATCGGCGGTATTATCAGCGACTTTCTGCTCCATTTCGGCTTGCTCAACAACGTCATCTTCATCAATCTGCTGGCCATTGCCCGCTACCTGGTTGTCTTCGCCGTTTTCGTCGGTGTTGTTTCCGTGATCTACCGGTATGGGCCGGATGTGCGGATGAAATGGGCCTTCATTACACCCGGTGCCGTTACGGCATCCCTGCTCATTGTGCTCACAACACTGGGGTTTTCCTATTATGTTTCAAATTTCGGCTCGTATAACAAAGTATACGGTTCAATTGGCACACTAATTGCCCTAATGATTTGGATAAACCTGATCTCGCTCCTGTTAATCCTGGGCTTTGAGATGAATGTTGCCCTGTATAATCTCGAGGGGGATCGAAACCCAAGTGTGGCAGCAAAAACAACAAACGCCACCCCGGAGATTTGA
- a CDS encoding acyl-CoA thioesterase codes for MITHDVTAIRVRYYDTDQMGIVYYGNYARFYEIGRVEALRNLGLSYKEIEQRGISMPVYDLTSRFIRPAKYDDLLTIRVTIPQMPKTRLMFDYEIFNQEGQLLNTGQTTLVFVRTETGRPCAAPAELVEAAKPFFEQ; via the coding sequence ATGATTACGCACGACGTTACAGCGATTCGGGTTCGGTATTATGACACAGACCAAATGGGGATTGTCTATTACGGCAATTATGCCCGTTTTTATGAAATCGGCCGGGTTGAAGCCCTTCGCAACCTGGGACTGAGTTATAAAGAGATCGAACAACGTGGCATTTCGATGCCTGTTTATGACCTGACTTCCCGCTTTATTCGACCCGCCAAATACGATGACCTGCTGACCATTCGGGTTACCATACCGCAAATGCCCAAGACGCGGTTAATGTTTGATTATGAGATTTTCAACCAGGAAGGCCAACTTCTGAATACAGGGCAAACAACCCTCGTATTTGTCCGTACCGAGACGGGCCGCCCCTGTGCAGCCCCGGCTGAATTAGTCGAAGCCGCCAAACCTTTCTTTGAGCAGTAG
- the mltG gene encoding endolytic transglycosylase MltG: protein MSRNLKIGLFLTVSILLTTFTFYFWQVFRSPNLLVQDDDKPFALLIPKGSTFDSVMDTLKTHKVVNDETSFRFLAKLMKYPERVKEGRYEIKPRMGNREALVKLRSGSQDAMPLTFNSMRQKSDLIQRLGSKFEFGSDALGKLLNDPATCEKFGFDTTTIVCLFLPNTYEFFWTIKPEAFLERMGTEYKKFWTPERQAKAKALGLSQTQAQVLASIVAAETNKRDEQPRVAGVYLNRLKRGIKLEADPTVIFALRDFGIRRLLNKQLTIDSPYNTYRYAGLPPGPINLPAPATIDAVLNAEQHDYLYFVVNASFNGYHTFSKTLTEHLANARLYQQALTRMKIMK from the coding sequence ATGTCGCGTAATCTGAAAATCGGTCTGTTTCTCACCGTATCCATTCTGTTAACCACATTCACCTTTTACTTCTGGCAGGTGTTCAGAAGCCCCAACCTGCTGGTTCAGGATGATGACAAACCGTTTGCCCTCCTGATTCCCAAAGGATCTACCTTCGACTCCGTCATGGACACCCTGAAAACGCATAAGGTGGTTAACGACGAAACCTCGTTTCGTTTCCTGGCCAAGCTGATGAAATACCCGGAGCGGGTTAAAGAAGGGCGTTATGAAATCAAACCCCGCATGGGCAACCGGGAAGCGCTGGTCAAGCTGCGCAGTGGCAGCCAGGATGCCATGCCCTTGACGTTCAATAGCATGCGCCAGAAAAGCGACCTCATTCAGCGGCTCGGCAGCAAATTCGAATTTGGTTCCGATGCGCTGGGTAAGCTGCTCAATGATCCGGCCACCTGCGAAAAATTTGGCTTCGATACCACGACTATCGTTTGCCTGTTTTTACCCAATACGTACGAGTTTTTCTGGACCATCAAGCCCGAAGCGTTTCTGGAACGGATGGGCACCGAATACAAGAAGTTCTGGACGCCCGAACGCCAGGCGAAGGCGAAAGCGCTGGGACTAAGCCAGACCCAGGCACAGGTATTGGCGTCTATCGTGGCGGCCGAAACCAACAAACGGGACGAACAACCCCGTGTAGCAGGCGTTTACTTGAATCGGTTGAAGCGGGGCATCAAACTCGAAGCCGACCCAACGGTTATTTTCGCGCTTCGTGATTTCGGCATCCGCCGGCTCCTCAACAAGCAGTTAACCATCGATTCCCCGTATAACACCTACCGGTACGCGGGCCTACCTCCCGGCCCAATCAATTTACCGGCTCCCGCTACGATCGACGCGGTTCTCAACGCTGAACAGCACGATTACCTTTATTTTGTGGTCAACGCCAGTTTCAATGGCTATCATACCTTCTCAAAAACACTAACCGAGCACCTCGCCAATGCCCGCCTGTATCAGCAGGCCCTCACCCGAATGAAGATTATGAAGTAA
- a CDS encoding YybH family protein, with protein sequence MKYLLPFLCSLLLIASCRTRVESPRAMNPAAAARQHAIDEIREADQNFSIMSEKQGMAKAFTTYASDDVIKLNDGAAPTVGFDSLRAQMSRLPANGPVLTWQVLKADAAQSGELGYTFGQWMLTQKDGSAKRSVRYGVYMTVWKRQRNGEWRFVLDGGNATPEPK encoded by the coding sequence ATGAAGTACCTGTTACCCTTTTTGTGCAGCTTGCTGCTGATAGCCTCCTGTCGGACACGTGTAGAAAGCCCGCGGGCGATGAATCCGGCGGCCGCAGCCCGTCAGCATGCGATTGACGAAATCCGCGAAGCCGACCAGAATTTCAGCATTATGTCTGAAAAACAGGGAATGGCCAAAGCCTTTACGACCTATGCCTCCGACGACGTGATCAAGTTGAACGATGGGGCTGCGCCCACGGTCGGATTCGATTCGCTACGGGCACAAATGAGCCGTCTGCCTGCCAACGGGCCTGTGTTGACCTGGCAGGTACTGAAAGCCGATGCGGCCCAGTCGGGCGAGTTGGGCTATACCTTCGGCCAGTGGATGCTGACCCAAAAAGACGGTTCTGCGAAACGGAGCGTGCGTTATGGTGTGTACATGACGGTCTGGAAACGCCAGCGGAATGGTGAGTGGCGGTTTGTGCTGGATGGGGGCAACGCAACGCCCGAGCCAAAATGA
- a CDS encoding MFS transporter, giving the protein MLFTRSLATRRATAGPSLYTFSFWLLCVSNFLFSASFQMMIPELPAYLTKLGGKEYIGLIIALFTLTAGVSRPFSGKITDTVGRVPVMAFGSIVCFVCGFLYPYLLTVGGFLTLRLIHGFSTGTKPTATSAYVADIVPATRRGEAMGTLGLFTAMGMSLGPAIGSWLAHAFSMNVMFWTSSAFALLSIAILLQMTETLPNTQPFRFGLLRLKKEEIFDKQALPPFIVLLLQSFSSGVILTVISEVSTPLGITNNGLFFTVYTIASLVIRLVFSRTSDRYGRVPVLFISTIVLALSMGMLMLTNSTTWFWASAVFYGMSWGMNSPTVTAWTADLSDEKTRGRAMATMYIALEAGIGLGALASGSLHNHILGKPGVDASFAVAGFLALIAVAYLSWFWRKNRPGNQHRLDEADEVALLDGEP; this is encoded by the coding sequence TTGCTCTTCACTCGTTCATTAGCTACCCGCCGGGCTACTGCCGGACCCTCGCTTTATACGTTCTCGTTCTGGTTGCTCTGCGTCAGTAACTTTCTGTTTTCGGCCAGCTTTCAGATGATGATTCCCGAGTTGCCTGCCTACCTGACCAAGCTGGGCGGCAAAGAGTACATTGGCCTCATCATCGCCCTCTTCACGCTTACGGCGGGTGTTTCCCGGCCATTTAGCGGAAAAATTACGGATACAGTTGGCCGGGTGCCGGTTATGGCCTTTGGCTCCATCGTCTGTTTCGTTTGTGGGTTTCTGTATCCCTATTTGCTCACGGTTGGGGGCTTCCTGACCCTGCGGCTCATTCACGGCTTTTCGACCGGTACGAAGCCCACAGCTACCTCGGCCTACGTGGCCGACATTGTGCCCGCTACCCGCCGGGGGGAGGCCATGGGTACGCTGGGGTTGTTCACCGCGATGGGTATGTCGCTGGGGCCCGCCATTGGGAGTTGGCTGGCGCATGCTTTTTCCATGAATGTCATGTTCTGGACTTCCTCGGCTTTTGCGTTGCTCTCCATCGCTATATTGCTTCAGATGACCGAAACGCTGCCCAATACACAACCCTTTCGGTTTGGTTTGCTCCGCCTGAAAAAAGAGGAGATTTTTGATAAACAGGCCTTGCCGCCGTTCATTGTGCTGTTGCTCCAGTCGTTTTCGTCGGGGGTAATTCTAACGGTCATTTCGGAGGTGAGCACACCGCTGGGTATTACAAACAATGGCCTGTTCTTTACCGTGTACACCATCGCGTCGCTGGTTATCCGGCTGGTTTTCAGTCGGACCTCTGACCGGTATGGCCGTGTCCCTGTGCTGTTCATCTCGACGATTGTGCTCGCCTTATCAATGGGTATGCTTATGCTGACCAATTCAACGACCTGGTTCTGGGCATCGGCGGTATTTTACGGCATGTCGTGGGGCATGAACTCGCCAACCGTAACGGCCTGGACGGCTGACCTGAGCGATGAGAAAACGAGAGGCCGTGCCATGGCGACCATGTACATAGCCCTTGAGGCAGGTATTGGTCTGGGCGCGTTGGCATCAGGATCGCTGCATAACCATATTTTGGGTAAGCCGGGCGTCGATGCCTCCTTTGCAGTAGCTGGTTTTCTGGCCCTGATTGCGGTTGCTTACCTGAGCTGGTTTTGGCGAAAGAATCGGCCGGGCAACCAACACCGCCTGGACGAAGCCGATGAAGTGGCGTTACTGGATGGCGAACCCTGA
- a CDS encoding molybdopterin oxidoreductase family protein, with product MMEQTRDSIADIWGDRTPHYGDWPVRVDQRVTTEPDHWVQSACVLCSNGCGLEIGVKDGCIVGVRGLDRDPVNHGRLGPKGLHGWEANHSPDRLTKPLIRRDGKLEEASWEEAMNLIVERSRDIIQKHTSLAMGFYTSGQLFLEEYYTLAVLGKAGLSTPHMDGNTRLCTATAAAALKQSFGTDGQPGSYIDLDTTETILHVGHNIASQHTVLWMRILDRLAGPNPPKLIVIDPRRTFTAEKAHIHLMPRVGTNVPVMNGLLNLVIESGQIDQSFIDAHTVGFDELKKTVANWTPERVEELTGVPASQLRAAAQLLATTSTLVSSALQGVYQSMQATAAAVQVNNLHLIRGLIGRPGCGIYQMNGQPTAQNTRETGADGDMPAFRNSGNPEHMNQLARIWNVDVRNIPHWSPPTHAMQIWRYAEQGSIKFLWINATNPAVSMPDLARVRQILQKEGLFVIVQDAFMTETARYADVVLPAAIWGEKTGCMTNVDRTVHLTQKAIEPPGEAKADLDIFVDYARRMDFRDKDGAPLIKWTTAEEAFAAWRECTRGRPCDYTGMTYEKLRRGGIQWPCNEEHPDGTSHLYTDGVFHTGADDCEAYGYDMTTGGAITPEEYKANDPKGRAIIWAADYEPPHEQPDQDYPLWLTTGRLVYHFHTRTKTGRSAALAKAAPDSFVQISDQDAQAYNIADGDLIEVESRRGRVLEPARIGDIEPGLVFIPFHFGYWDDPKRSRAANELTLTEWDPVSKQPHFKYAAVRIRKATEVDKDALVLDQAGQRVNAGSTTPKTTE from the coding sequence ATGATGGAACAGACGCGCGATAGTATTGCCGACATCTGGGGGGACCGAACCCCGCACTATGGAGATTGGCCCGTTCGGGTAGACCAGCGAGTCACCACAGAGCCTGACCATTGGGTACAATCGGCCTGCGTGCTTTGTTCGAACGGGTGCGGACTGGAAATTGGCGTAAAGGATGGCTGTATTGTGGGGGTTCGGGGACTTGACCGCGACCCCGTCAATCACGGTCGGCTTGGCCCCAAAGGGCTGCACGGTTGGGAAGCGAATCATAGCCCCGACCGACTCACCAAACCCCTCATTCGGCGCGATGGTAAACTGGAAGAAGCCAGTTGGGAGGAAGCCATGAATCTGATCGTCGAGCGATCAAGGGACATTATTCAGAAACATACCAGCCTGGCCATGGGCTTTTACACCTCCGGCCAACTTTTTCTGGAGGAATATTATACGCTGGCCGTCTTGGGGAAAGCGGGACTGAGTACGCCCCACATGGATGGCAATACGCGGCTGTGCACAGCTACGGCCGCAGCCGCGCTCAAGCAATCGTTTGGCACCGACGGGCAGCCCGGTTCGTACATCGACCTCGATACGACCGAAACCATCCTGCACGTCGGTCACAACATAGCGTCTCAGCACACGGTACTCTGGATGCGGATTCTGGACCGGTTGGCGGGCCCTAATCCGCCAAAACTTATTGTAATCGACCCAAGACGGACGTTCACCGCCGAGAAAGCGCACATTCACCTGATGCCCCGCGTTGGAACGAACGTGCCGGTTATGAACGGGTTACTCAATCTCGTTATTGAGTCCGGGCAGATCGATCAGTCATTTATCGATGCGCATACCGTTGGCTTTGATGAACTCAAAAAAACGGTAGCCAACTGGACACCCGAACGGGTAGAGGAGTTGACAGGTGTTCCCGCCAGCCAATTACGGGCGGCTGCCCAACTGCTAGCCACGACCAGCACACTGGTGAGCAGTGCATTGCAGGGCGTTTACCAGTCCATGCAGGCAACGGCAGCGGCCGTTCAGGTAAATAACCTGCACCTGATTCGGGGGCTGATTGGCCGACCGGGCTGCGGTATTTACCAGATGAACGGGCAGCCGACCGCCCAGAACACCCGCGAAACGGGAGCGGATGGAGACATGCCCGCTTTCCGAAATTCGGGCAATCCCGAGCACATGAACCAGTTGGCCCGGATCTGGAACGTGGATGTCCGGAATATTCCGCATTGGTCGCCCCCAACGCATGCCATGCAAATCTGGCGGTATGCCGAGCAGGGCTCTATTAAGTTTTTATGGATCAATGCCACCAACCCGGCCGTGTCGATGCCCGACCTGGCACGGGTGCGGCAAATTTTGCAAAAAGAGGGCTTGTTCGTCATCGTCCAGGATGCCTTTATGACCGAGACCGCCCGCTATGCCGATGTGGTTTTGCCAGCCGCCATTTGGGGCGAGAAAACGGGCTGTATGACCAACGTCGACCGGACCGTTCACCTCACGCAAAAGGCCATCGAGCCACCGGGAGAAGCCAAAGCCGACCTCGATATTTTCGTAGATTATGCCCGGCGAATGGACTTTCGGGATAAAGACGGCGCTCCGTTAATTAAGTGGACTACCGCCGAAGAAGCCTTTGCTGCCTGGCGTGAATGTACGCGGGGCCGCCCCTGCGATTATACCGGTATGACGTATGAGAAGCTGCGACGGGGTGGTATTCAATGGCCCTGTAACGAAGAACACCCCGATGGTACATCCCATCTGTATACGGATGGCGTTTTCCACACCGGTGCCGATGATTGCGAAGCCTATGGCTACGACATGACGACGGGCGGGGCGATTACGCCAGAAGAGTATAAAGCGAATGACCCAAAGGGGAGGGCTATCATCTGGGCCGCCGATTATGAGCCCCCGCATGAGCAACCGGATCAGGACTATCCATTATGGCTCACAACCGGTCGGCTGGTGTATCACTTTCATACCCGAACCAAAACGGGCCGCTCGGCCGCTCTGGCCAAAGCCGCTCCGGATTCGTTTGTCCAGATTTCAGATCAGGACGCACAGGCTTACAACATTGCCGACGGCGACCTGATCGAAGTTGAATCCCGCCGGGGGCGCGTGCTGGAGCCCGCCCGTATCGGAGATATCGAGCCGGGGCTGGTGTTTATTCCTTTTCATTTTGGCTATTGGGACGACCCCAAACGGAGCCGGGCAGCCAATGAACTTACCCTAACGGAATGGGACCCGGTGAGCAAGCAGCCTCATTTTAAATACGCGGCCGTTCGGATACGGAAAGCAACCGAAGTCGACAAAGATGCATTGGTATTGGATCAGGCCGGGCAACGGGTAAACGCAGGCAGCACAACACCTAAAACGACGGAATAG
- a CDS encoding tellurite resistance/C4-dicarboxylate transporter family protein, which produces MKISPVLKQAIQSLPPAYFALVMATGIVSIGAHLVGWEAISTTLFWVNKLAYTGLLTLLLLRLVLFFPAVLTDLTSHARGPGFFTVVAGSCVLGIQYQLLAHHSGVATVLWYFALGLWVVLVYAFFVGVIISPEKPTLEKGLNGTWLLITVSIQSLAVLGTLLAAQLPFPTSVILFGAVCAFLLGFVFYLFLISLILYRLLFLPEKAEAFTPPYWIDMGAVAITTLAGATLIERIQAATHTGLADLLPFLKGVSLVAWATATWWIPLIVLLEGWRHGAKKVPVAYTPQYWSLVFPIGMYVVASWRLAEAQRWPFLFPIAQGFSYAALVAWAATFLAMCVHLVKSIRQPAS; this is translated from the coding sequence ATGAAGATATCACCTGTTCTAAAGCAAGCCATTCAATCCCTGCCCCCGGCTTATTTCGCCCTGGTCATGGCAACCGGTATTGTCTCGATTGGGGCGCACTTAGTTGGATGGGAAGCGATCAGCACAACTTTGTTCTGGGTAAATAAACTAGCCTATACCGGCCTACTGACCTTATTGCTGCTGCGCCTTGTGCTGTTCTTCCCCGCTGTTCTGACCGACTTAACGTCGCACGCCAGGGGCCCCGGCTTTTTTACGGTGGTCGCCGGTTCGTGTGTGCTGGGTATTCAATATCAGTTGCTGGCCCACCATTCGGGAGTTGCCACGGTGCTGTGGTATTTCGCGCTGGGATTATGGGTCGTTCTGGTCTATGCTTTTTTTGTCGGGGTGATTATTTCGCCCGAGAAGCCTACGCTGGAAAAAGGTCTGAACGGCACCTGGTTATTGATCACGGTCTCAATCCAGTCCCTGGCTGTTTTGGGTACGCTGCTGGCGGCTCAACTTCCTTTTCCGACCAGCGTTATTCTGTTTGGTGCGGTATGTGCCTTTCTGCTCGGCTTCGTATTCTACCTCTTTCTGATTAGCCTTATTTTGTATCGGTTGCTGTTTCTGCCCGAAAAGGCCGAAGCGTTCACCCCACCCTACTGGATCGACATGGGTGCTGTGGCCATCACCACCCTGGCAGGAGCAACCCTGATCGAGCGCATTCAGGCGGCCACCCATACCGGGCTGGCGGACCTCTTACCCTTCCTAAAAGGGGTAAGTTTAGTAGCGTGGGCTACGGCTACCTGGTGGATTCCACTGATTGTACTGCTGGAAGGCTGGCGTCATGGCGCCAAAAAAGTGCCGGTGGCGTACACTCCCCAGTACTGGAGTCTTGTATTTCCAATCGGCATGTATGTGGTAGCCTCCTGGCGTTTGGCCGAAGCCCAGCGCTGGCCCTTCCTGTTCCCCATCGCCCAAGGTTTTAGTTATGCGGCCCTTGTCGCCTGGGCAGCGACCTTCTTAGCTATGTGCGTGCATTTAGTGAAGTCGATCAGACAACCCGCCAGCTGA